The Fusarium falciforme chromosome 14, complete sequence sequence AAATCTTAGAGAGGAGGTATTACTTATATGCTTttataagcctttaatagtaataataattatattttatatttttaatagacTAACTACTATAggattaagctttatattagggtataagaatatataaatataagaaataaatattaaattttattatatttattttttttattaaataaaaaaagatatttaaggtaaagaattaaaatacaagtaaaaataaaaataaatattaaaataaaactaaacataaaaataaatataaatataaatataaaaataaaaataattataaaattaaaataataaaacctattaataaaagagttaTAAGATTTCTCTAGCcctttaattagcttataataataaataataaaaagaatatagaaataaatcttataacctacttattaattatttttttatattttattatattttaaacttaaccctaaaataagtaaaaaatatattattatataatatatttaatcaATAAGTAAAACAGGcaagtaagtaaaataatagaCTATATacctaaaaaatataaactttaagtttttaaaattagctataaaatagctataaatataaaaataatagttttataagtttaactaaaaaagtaataagtttatatttttttttacatttttaaaaatcttattaatttttaaaaaatataaaacttaaaataatagtgcaaataatatttttataaatagcttactaaggtaattttttaaaaatctataaaaacccttttttaaaattaggttttttaatttattaaatattaaacatatagctattttaggcctaatttaaatttataaaaaacttttaaagtattttttaaattaggtATAATTCCTAAGAATTAGAAAACTATTTTACTTATCTATTTGTTTTACttacttcttatatatattagcctaaaaCGAGGTCTTTTTAATAGTATAGGTTATATCGCGTATTATCACTACCCATATCTAACTAAAGTGGTATTGCGGGGTAGAACCCtaaaagagctataatagGCCTATACCTATTAGGGTAATTAAGGCTAAGAgcaataagtataaaagagTAAAGTACTCTTAGAGTAATAATAgtcttaaagtaatatacttaagaagGCCTTATACTctagataaattattataagtatataagaatatatttattatattttcttatatagtagctactttagctattaatataacttaattatacttaatacctttaagtatattactagatataatacccttattatttaagcatagcgcgactaatctatctactaatataaacctagcataaccggtttatcccttaggaatacaCATGATTATCACATGTATATTATAGAGTTGATTTTTCTAGACTCtcttaaacttatttttctaagataaaataaattttctCCGTCTTTTACCTCTCTGTAACCTCTCTATGGCTAAACCTGGCACCTAAGGGGATCGCTATGTTACAGGCACTATACCGGTATGACGGGAGCGGAACCTAGGTTGAGACCGGACGGAGAATTATATGGTCATAAGCGCTGCATAGCTGGGAGTAAACCATTTGTGGACGGGAATGGCGCGTTTGACAGCCGTTGTTGCAGGTGGAGGGAACGGCACACCTCTCCCTGATAGACTGCTCCAGCATGGGATGAGGAAACTCTACATGTCACTTTTGGTTGCTGTTGGTCGCTGTTGGTCACAGGCAGAAAAGAAAATTGCTCACCAAGGCCGATAATACAAGCCACTTATAGGAATTTCGCTGACCACTCGGGAGGAATTGATAGAGGATCCGATTTGAGGAGATCGGCTAAGTTCGGGCGGCTGCCAAAACCGCCGGGTAATTACTAACCCACTAATAAGGGTAAGTAGTCGCGATATGCAACCAAAGCCGCGTCGTATGTAATAAAGCAGATGCTATCTCATCTGGGCTCCGTAATCGCAACGTCAATCGTGACTTTGACTTCAAACCACATCAATAAGCCAAGTCCAGCTCGGAACGTCAGCAGAACTCCCGATATCCAAGCCCATCTAGTCATGGGTCGAGCGCCGACAAGCGGATACTGCCAAACCTGCCGAAGACGTCGAGTAAAATGCGGTCAGCAGCGGGGGAGGCGCGCTTTATGCTTACTATCTAAACCTATGCTGTGTGTCTGGCTCTGACGTTGATCGCACCCAGACCGAGGCGTTCCATCTTGCCAGAGGTGCCTCAAGTCTGGGCATTCTTGCGGCGGATATGAGACGCCCTTGAGGACGGTCAGCTATAGCGTCGCTCGCGGCCCGCAATCAGCTTTACAAAGAGCCCCTTCTAGTTCTCGGCCGTCATGGATGCATGGTACCCCAAGCCTTAGCTATGCATCCGAACTCAGCTTGGTAGCTTTTGATGGCCAGATATCACTCGACTGCTTCCTCGCCAGCTACACCTGGGCGCACTGGTGGAAGTCGATCGTAATCACCGGACTGCAGGGCGATACTACCTCTGCCAGCTACATAGCTTGCAGGTCTCTCCTCATGGGGCATCTCGGCGTCGGAAATTCTGATGCAAAACTGCAACAGCGGAGCATGCAGCTCTACGGACAGAGCATGCGACTTGTGTCGTCCAGCCTGGACATACACCAGAGCTCAGTTCTTGTTGATTTGATCCTCCCGGTCATGGTTCTGAGCATGTACCCCGTGAGTTGACCATCCAGCCCTTGGGCAGAACAGGGCTGACGCCATCAACAGTATGTAATGGAAAAGTCAGTCAAGTTGGAGCATGATCTGGGCTTGGGCCTTATCACCAGAAATTGTGGCCCCGACTGCAACCAAGACGACAGAACTGTTTCCATATTCAGGTCTTGCAGATCGATGCTTGTAAGAATCAAGCCCAAAATTTGATCCACGGAAGGTTGAATCAAGCGAACTAACGTGGCTTGAAGATATGCACCGCCCTTGCGAAACGGTGCCGAACCTTCTTGGAAGAAGATGTCTGGAAGTCGGCGCCCTTTCGAGCCTCCCATAAAACCTGCATGGATAGACTTTATGACATAACTTCGAGTCTCCCCGGGCTAGCTGAAGAGGTCCTGGGTGGGCGCAATCGACAGCCTGAGCAGGGAGTTAACACTGTCGCAAAGGCAGAAACTCTATACCAAGAGCTCCGAGCTTGGAGATATGACTAGGAACGAATCAACCCTAGAGCGGCAACCGTGTTGACCGTTTCTCATAGCTCAAAGATCGCCTCTTCAGTGCTAGTCAGACAGCTCCTCGGCCGGCAGATCCGATTCAACAGTCTTAGTCAAGCACTCGAGATCTTCAATTATAATGCCGCCTTAATGTATATATCCCGGCTGCAAGAACTCCTTCGGTCCCGAACCTCTGCGTCCATGCATATCGATGTGGCCCATATCGAAAGCCAGCTGCGGGACAGACAAACCTCGTCACCCCTCCTGCTAACGAATGAACTTGAGCTTCCCTGTCTGCCAGCCTTAGAGGCGGTCCAACAGTGCGCTTACTTAGCAACAGAGTTAAAGACAAGCGTGGCGACGAACTTCACTGCCCTTGCACCTGTCGGTATACTCGACTGTGCCTTGAAAAGAATGGGACCTCTGGGAGAGTTCTTGTCTCTGGCTGTCACAGACATCTTTTCTGCCACGCCGGCGCTTGATCAGCTGGAAGTGTTTGGGATCTGGGATACAGCGGATACTAAAGAGGCAACGGCGTCTTGATGGCGATGGGTTCTAATCATGTACCTCGATCTTTATTGGAAATGGCGAGTTATGACTGTTGATGTATTTCAAAGCCGCGCGTCTGACTACATCATCACCAAACCCCCATTAGCCGTAACCACATTCCCGCTCACCCATCTCGACTCCTCACTAGCTAGAAACTTGACGATGTCCGCAATATCCTCTGGAGTCCCCATTCGTCCTCCGGCCGGCACATTCTTAACCATCTCATGCATAGTGTCCCGAAGCGTACCAGGGGCAGAGAGATACATATCCGTGGCCACAGGACCCGGGTTCACCGCGTTGACAGTAACCCCATACTTGGGCCCAAACTCAGCAGCCATGACTCGAGTAAAAGCCTCGAGGGCAACCTTGCTTGCCGCATAGACCGCCGTGCCAGGCATTCCCGTCCTCGCGTTAGTCGACGACACGTGGATGATCCTGCCCCCCTTGGAGATGCTTGGCAGGACGGCCTGGGTCATGAAGAAGGTGGCACGCGTGTTGATGGCGAAGACGCTGTCGTACATTTCCGGAGTGACCTCCTCGACGGGGTGAACGTCTGCGACGCCGGCGTTATTCACAAGGATGTCGATGTGGTCGACGCCAAGCCCAGATAGAGTCTGTGCAACAATCTTGCCTGGAGCCGGCTCCTGGGCGAGATCAGCCTGGATGGCAATCGCCGAGGTACCTAGCTCAGAGAGTTGGGATACCAGAGCTGCGGCCTTTGGGGTTGAAGAGTCGGTCGCGTAAGTGATGGCCACCTGGAAGCTGAGGTTAGCCATGTCTAGTAGGTGAGCGGATGAAGACTGACCCGAGCTCCCTCTTGTCCAAGCTTCAAGGCGATGCCAGCGCCAATGCCACGGGCGGCGCCGGTAACGATGGCGACTTCTCCAACGAGAGACATGGTCGAGGCGTGATGTCTGAAATCAAAGATCAGTTTGAATAGGAAGACAGCAGAAATCAAAGTatatgaggaggaggcgtcCTTTTTATGTGCGAAGGGGATGTAGTTGGCGGGCTGGGCGCCAGTAAGCAGGGGTTAGCTTGCATTCTCACGATTGCCGAATCAGGCAAGTTTCGTCGAGGTGCATGGTGAATCACCTCGAGTAGCAGCATCACACCCACACTGATAATCGCGCTAACCAAAAGACCCGGACACTTACCAACCCATGGAGCCGGCCTCACTGCAGAATTTAGATTGATATTATCAGAGTAGACTGCGGTGACGCTGAATTACGTTGAATTCCGTTACTAAAGAGCCAAGCTCGGACCTGAAGTTACGCTGGTCGAGTCACGTCTTTTGGTGCATAGAGAAGGCAGCCGTCAACTGCAGGGGTTCCATAGCTTTCTCTACTCAAGCATTTGAGTCAGGAACGGGGCCCgtgccttgaggaacgaaagGTCTATGCCTTGAGGAACCAAGTGACGAGAGGTCTTCTGCGTCGAGGATTTCGCCCCAGCCCTTGCCCGCCTCTTATTGGTCGGCTTTAACGTCTGCTCTTTAATTCGGCTTTAATATCTGCTCCTTGATTGGTCTTTAATCGATGTGTCTTTGTTTTAAACGACATTGGTTCTCTCGGCCCATTGCCTCCCCCcaacctcttcttttttcccaCCCTCTCCTCCTTAGACATAGAACCTTGGCATGTGACCTCGAAAAGAGGGGAAGAGGACAGAACCCATCACAGAAGAACTCCAAGCCAACATGATCATCCAATTTGAACTAGTCATCACGAGGGCCATTTTAACAATTGAACAGCCTGGTTTTAGGGCCCTAATATTACTCATTTTCAACTCTCTATTTCACCGCTATTCTCAGCTATGGTGTTAACAACTTTAGCTCGTCCGGGAACATGTGTTCGCAACCCAGGCGCATGAGCAACTGCGCGGCAGGACATGACCGACCCTTTCTCAAGCGCCCAACGCATTCTGCACAGCCTTGGAAGTGATAGCCTGCGGGGAAGCAGCCCTGGCACGACAATGGCGAGCCATCACGTCTGTTGGCAGGGCTAGATGTCCATTCGTCCCAGCTTATCGCTTTTAGCTCCTCTTTGCTGCACTTTCGATAGCATATCCTATAGGTCCAGATTGGCAAGGCGTCTGGGTTGTGAAATGCCTTGTAGAAATCCTATACTGTCGACACCTTTCCCGCGTGGGAAACTGGCGTATACGATGCCTGTTCCCGAGATAGCCTCTCTTTCTCAGCAAATTCCTCATATAGGTAGCTCAGCACGCTGCGTAGGTCCTCTGTTCGATAGTCTTGCGTCCTATCCGGACAGCTTTCCTCCCAGACGCGTTCTAGAAGCCGCTCATCGCCCAGCGCGCTGGCGAGTGCAGCCCTCTTATCCTGGCGCACTCGTTCTAGTGGTGTCGGTTTCCGTTTTAGTAACCTGCGGCGCCGCGCACTCTCCTTGAGTCCATCGGTGCCGCCTCCAACTACCAGTTCCAGGGCGTCATCGGCTGCTCGGTGTCCGGGGACTATGTCGATCCGGCTCCCATCAGCCTCCGCTGCCTGTATCTCCTTGGGCCTGATGGACCGAAGAGGGACGTCGGGGTAAGCAGTGGCTCCGTGTTGCATCGCCTGACTTCTTATCCCATCCCGCCGCGTCCGAGTCCACCCACTTGACCTGGTTCGTCGTTCTGCCCCGCCCACGCGGTCCGGGGGTTCGTCCGAGGCTCCCAATGCTGAACCTGTCTGCGGTAGCAACGGCCGATTCTGCTGATCCGCGCTCGCGAGGCTTGGCGCGGTCCTCGACTGACTGATTTCTGGAGCCACCGCTTCTCTCGGCTGGATCGGGCGCAACAGAGGTCTTGGATGGGTAACGCCGTCGCATCGCGACCCGGTCCTCCTCGCTCGGCGGCCCGGCCGCCGTTGACTTGCATCCAACCGGCCTGCCGTCATAGGCTCTGCGAGGGTTTGGCTTTCTGGACTTTGTTGAGTTGGTCTTGGGCTTAGGTAAACTATCACTCCGGCTTCGGCTATTCCTACAGTTGCCTTCGGTTGGATCGGTCGCAGCGCAGCCTTTGGACCGGTAACACTGTTATATTGTGTTcccgtcctcgtccttggaCGGCTGTTGCGGACTCTCCTTGCTGGTTGTGCGTGTCTACATCGCCAAGGCGTTGTCCATCACATTGTGCTCCATCACGACATCCGCCCCTCCTCGCTATCGAGGGACCACCGTCTCGTCTGATCCTGGTGCGGCGAACAAGACCGGCTATTACTCTTCGTTTGCATCCGTTAGACAATTCTTCGCGGACGTTGCTCGAGtttccgcctcctcctcctccatcttcatctgccCCTTGTGATTCCTTGGGCAAAATCGGCCTAAATGTAGGGGCGTGGTCACTACTGTGTGAGGCGCCCGCTGCCTCTCATCGACCTCAGCTGGATCGCTTTCGGTTGCATCGCTTGATCTGATGCTATGGTCATGGCCTGCGTCCTCAGTCGAGCTGGGGACGTTCACCACATAATGCTCTACAGGTATTGAAAGTCTGGTCTGTCGCCAACCTTATAATATGGCCCTATCATGTCTTATCTCTGATCTCTTTCAGTCCATCTCGCCATCGGCTTCTGGGAGGACCAGCGTCTAGCTGGCATGTCCTGCCAACAATCCCAAAAGAGCAACTCGAGGCCAAACATGCGTGATTAGTTGAAAATGAATGGAGAGCCCGACCAGTCGCAAGCAATGATACCGGCGTCGCACGCAGTCCGAATCCTCTAGAGTCCTGGAAACTAAACTCAGATAGGAAATTGTAGACCAGCCACATCAGAACGAGATATCGCCAAACGGAAATATAGTCCAGAGAAAAGTCCAGACCTTTTCCAATACACATCGCAAGTAACATCGGATGTCATACGAAGCCTTCTTACTAACTGAAAGGCTGTTCATCAGACCGTCAGGTGTTTCATGTGAATCAATCCATTCCGTCAAGAAACATTCACCATACCAGGTCCACGCCATGAGGTAACCGGGGATAGGTGCGCATCTTGACTTGTAGTCACTGTGTCTGGTCGATAGTTTGTGAGGCCGCCATCATCGAAAGGTGGCAGTGGAGATGAGACTGATAGCGAGGGGTTGTGGTTTGAGATGGCGTGTTGCCTCTGCTGGAAAGGCCTTCCCATCGAATCCGAAGCCCATATTGACTAGCTCGTCCACGGGGGTCGCAAAGACTACACATTGGCCGTCTCTCGTCGCAGTTTTGATGATGATTTCGACACTGAAGGCAGCCCGATCGACTCCGCTTGGTgtatctcttcttcctggcCGGAATGTCCATTTCTAATGGGAACCATAGGAGGAAAGTAAGTCGTGAATTTGAAACACGTAGCAAGTGACTGGAAGATAAGACGAGATAAGGCAGTAATAAGAGTCCAGTGGGGTGCACCATAAGGACACACTGGATTATCTGGGgttatctttaatttaaatacatACTAGGGTGCAGTGCCTTTGCTCCTATCTTTTAAGAGGCTAGGGATAAATTCAGCAGGCAATTAAAGCCACTCTATCCGTAGATCTAATCAAGCATTCCACTCCCTTCCCAAAAACCCAAGCGCATATGACCCTATTCTTAAACTCAGCCATCTTCAATGTCAGCCAGCCTGGTAGACCGCCAGCGCCGCCACGTGCGGGTTAATCTGGGTGAGGTTGTACGGCGTAACATAGAGGTCCGTGTCCGTCAACGCCAGGAACATGGTTCCATTGATTGCCGGGTCGCCTGCCCAGGTCGAGACATTGGGTTGGATCGTGTAAGCCGTCCTGCCATCGCGGCTGACATTCTGCAGCGGCGAGTATGTGACGTTGAGTTGTGAGACCCAGGCGGCGTACTTGGGCTCCTTGACATTGGTTGACGTGATGTAGCTATTGTTGGGTCCGATAGCTTGGCCTGGCGCATCCCATTTCAAGAATACTTGGCGGCCGGCGTATGAGAGAGGAATGCTGCGGTTCTGAGTGATTGCTGCGCCACAGTCCAGTGTCTTGTCCGTTGCGTTGACGCAAAGCTCATCCTCGGAGATATCGGCAGTGGACAGAGTGTTGGCGTATCCGCCGGTTGTCTCATTCCATACATCAGACCCGTTGATCCGAGCTGGATTCGGCTGGTTCAAGACGTGCAGTGCGGGAAAGTTCTGCCAGACCAGTCGGGTTTGATTGTAGGGGCAACTCGAGATATAAGGGGCGAGCAGAGTCCAGGCCCAGCTCTGAGGGATACCAGGCGTATGCCACTCGGGCATGGCAAACTGGCCTCCAAACTGGCGAAATATGAGCTGCTGCCGGGCTTCGATTGTGATGCTCTGCAACAGCAGCTGTGCTGCAGGACCCGAGTTGAGATGGGGCAGGAAGCCGTAGACGCCAGACTCTCCCCAGCGAGTAAGCTTCTGGTTGAAGTCGATGAATTCTCGAACATTGGAGACTGGGTAGTTGTAGGTGCACTGCTTCGGTGCTTCAGGACCGAGCATATGGCTGATGACGGTAGCGTGGCCAATCTCCTGGTCAGCCATGTACTCGATGAGAAAACGGTCCTCAGCGTTAATCCCATAGGCCTCAAACTCTTCCTTGGAGAAGGTCGCCAGCCCCCAGTGGAACAGATCAAGCTCGATCCACTCCTGGTAGAGCGCTAGTGCAAGAGACTGGTAATCGAAGTCACTCTGAACCCGGTACACTGGAGCAGACCCATTGGTGCCGATGCCTCCGCTGGGCGTGTAAGGTGCTGGCTGAGGGCTGTGGAGCTTTCCATCTGCCGGGTACTTGAAAGAGTCTGGGGCAGGAGGCCGAGCGGGAACTGAGGATGCAAGAGCGCTGTTTGACAGTGCCCCAGTAGTGGTTGGTTCAGGGCCGGTATATGTTCCATGGAAGAGAACATCCGTGACAGGAATCGCCGGCGGGACAAAAGATGCCTTTGATGAGAATGTGGTCTGGGCCTTAGATACCACAGGCACAGCATCGATATGGCCAGCGAGAGCGAGCAAAGCCACGCCTCCAAGCAAGGTGTTCAGGCCCATGATTCCTTCAGAAATTCTTTTTTGTCGCAATCACTAGACAACGCTCAATTGAGCTACGTTCGAACGGCTCAGCATGCCATCTTATACAACCCAAGTCAATCCCAGCTTCCATCTCCTCCCCGCGCAATGTCCACTATGATACGTAAGACTCAACCTCGATGGCTGGTCGAAAGTGATTCCGTCATTGAGTACTCGAACAGGTGGATTCATGACCAGTGCCGGGGTCGTAATCATGCCGTCAAGGCTTAGTCACCACAATAGCTGGGAAAAAAGCTCCGGCCGCGACCCGGAGAGCCGAGCATCGTGCGTAAATTGGTAATGCTTTCGAATACTAGGTCGATGACAGCATGACAAGAAATATCAAAAGATTGCATTCTAGCAAGTTTAAGTAGGAATCGGGGTTTAAAGCGCCGCTAGTTGACGTCTATGACGGGTTGATGCGAAGGGCACGCATCTAACTTGACGAACTATGGCGTAATTCTTGACGCACCAGGAACCACTTTGTTGAGGTTTTCGGCAAAATTCCGCAATGCCCTTCGCCATGAAACTTGTATGCGCCCATAAATTTGGTACTCAAAGATGCCTGCCTCCTTCCGATGCGCTCCATATTTCCCGATGTGAACGTTGGTATCTTTCATCCGCGTTGCCCAAGTTTGACACAGGGCCAGTCTGCCAACCTATCAGAATGAATTGATTACAACCCTGGCTACGTAAACATCGCGTCTAGAATGCTTTCCTTGACGTCGTGAAGCCATATCATCCTGTAACCATAGTAAATCACATGGGAGGAATTGGCATCCCATGTCCCATCACTGGCTGTTTATCACACTCTGTCACTGCCGCTTTCGTGATATTACTCGAGCCAAGCCCATCATTCCTGCGTCATGCTGCCCATGCAATGTGGTTATATGGGAAGCTGCGCCCCTAGGCTCGGGATGAAATGCAGAGTCACCACTTCAACTTGATACTTAAAGATGTCGTTGACCCGTACTCTTTTGTTGCCTCAGCTTAGAGCCACCATTCGGCCTCAGCATTTCCGTGTGGCGCAATTCCCTCTTCGAGTCCGTATCGCAGCCATGTCCTCAGTTTCGGATGCCATAATCAAGGATCATCGCGAGCTTGAGCAGTATTACAATGAGGTAATTAACTCGGCCGACCACGACCACCAGCAACGGTTCGGCAACCAATTTGTCTGGGAGCTTGCGCGTCACTCAATTGGTGAGGAGCTTGTCGTCTATCCTGCCATGGAAAGGTACATGGGAACCAAGGGAAAGGAAATGGCCGAGCATGATCGCCAGGAGCATCACCAAGTAGGAGTTTGGCCCCTAGATTGATCGAGCTTACGTTAACCATGTgaaaggtcaaggagctctTAAAGACGTTCCAAGGACTGAGTCCCCAGGACTCAAACTACCTTCCGAAGCTCAAAGAGATCTGGACTCTTCTCTCCAAGcacatcgaggaggaggagggtcaaGACCTACCAGCGCTGGAACAAGCGCTTAAGGCCGACGATGGGCAGTCCGAGTCCATGTCAAATAGCTTCAGCCGCACAAAGATGTTTGTGCCAACGCGCAGCCATCCCAGCGCCGGAGAGAACCCGCCATTCGAGACTGTGATGGGCTTGATGGCGGCACCCATGGACCGGCTTGCCGACATGTTCCGGAAGTTCCCAGACCAGAGCAAGGTTTGAAGGCATTGAGTGGGGCAGAGCAGATGGGTTGAGAGGTTCTCGGTAGAGTTAGTTTGAAATATCACTTCCATTGCAACGATATTTGTGTCTCATAGTGGTGGAAGCGCGAGGAATGGACCGACGACGCCCCCGTACCAAAATTACGCAAGCACGACAAGATATGAACAAGTGATCCGTCTATAAGGTCACCAATTTTTTGATTCGTAGTCTAGTGGATTCGTCTGTCCGTGTGTTCGAATCCCCTCCGCCCATCCAACATATTTTAGGCTGTAAACAACCTGGTTGTTGGCCTGCTGAGGGTGGTACATGCCACCACGACCAGCCAAGGGGAACCAGGCATGCTTCGAGACGACTCGTTTGAAACCTCGACGACTCTCCATAGTTCAGTTAGCCTCACATGTTGCGACCGAGGTATGGGGAATCTTTCCATGTCAACATAGAGTTAGTTGCCTTAACAGGTTAGGTTACATGGATAGAGCAACGCAACAAGACCCTTGAGGGAAGAAAGTCAACGAGGACTGGAGACGAAAACGCCGACCCCCCGTCGGATGGGATTTCCCAGTTTTGCCTCAGGTGAGTGAATACAGTCTGTGTGCCCGGATGGGTGATTGTCCCCCCAGCAGCGGACCGAAGTAGCCCAAGTCGTCTAAGATCGGGCTACGGCTCGTGTCTCGTGTGATTCTCCCCTCATACCCAAAAACAAGATCATTCAAACCGAACCATAGCCTTGAATTGCAACATAGGAAGTGGACACAGTGCTATTTCTCTCTGCAATGGGATGGAGTCTGGGCAAATACGTCTCCTGACTTTGAAGATTTAGCTCTATGTAAAGGTAGTGTACCATTGAAGATGTGCGGTCATTATTGGTGAACCTTCGTTTGAGATTCTATCTGTTACAGAATCAACTCTAAGTACAGTTCGAATTATCGGCACAAGACCAAGCCTTGGCGCCCCCGTCTTCCTTATACGAGTCAAGAATGCCAACGATAGAGCCATACGTTCCAGCAATCATCAGAAAAGTGCCAAAAGCAATAATAAATATCCTCCATCCAACCACAAAATGCCACCAAATAGTCCGCTGGCTCTTCCAGTTATCAGATAGCCACATACAACCCATCGGCTGGAACACGAGGAAGGTTCCAAGAAGGGCGCCATTCAAGGAGACAAGGGCTGAGTTCGCTCAAAGGTGCTCTATGCCTCATAAGATACGAACAAAGATGTGCTTGGCGGGCAGCTGTATACGGGTAGTAAGTTACGAACAGAGGGATTTTCGAGAAGAAGCTCGGTATGCGGAGTCTTGCGTATAGCGTTAGGATAGCAGAGGCAAGCCAGCCAGGCAGAGCAATGCCATAGCCGACCTTCTTAACCAGAGGGCCAGCCGATCCAAGGGCAGACCAGGCAACATATGAGTCACAGTAGTAATAAACAGTGACAccgataataatatagataacCGTAACCGTGATCTGGCAAGTTGCTAAAGCTCGGGTATATTGGTGCGGATCACGTATCTCGGCAATGATATCGAAGAAAGCTGGGGTGCCGGCGTATGTA is a genomic window containing:
- a CDS encoding Zn(2)-C6 fungal-type domain-containing protein; translation: MQLYGQSMRLVSSSLDIHQSSVLVDLILPVMVLSMYPYVMEKSVKLEHDLGLGLITRNCGPDCNQDDRTVSIFRSCRSMLICTALAKRCRTFLEEDVWKSAPFRASHKTCMDRLYDITSSLPGLAEEVLGGRNRQPEQGVNTVAKAETLYQELRAWRYD
- a CDS encoding Hemerythrin domain-containing protein — translated: MSLTRTLLLPQLRATIRPQHFRVAQFPLRVRIAAMSSVSDAIIKDHRELEQYYNEVINSADHDHQQRFGNQFVWELARHSIGEELVVYPAMERYMGTKGKEMAEHDRQEHHQVKELLKTFQGLSPQDSNYLPKLKEIWTLLSKHIEEEEGQDLPALEQALKADDGQSESMSNSFSRTKMFVPTRSHPSAGENPPFETVMGLMAAPMDRLADMFRKFPDQSKV